One Rosa chinensis cultivar Old Blush chromosome 5, RchiOBHm-V2, whole genome shotgun sequence genomic region harbors:
- the LOC112166638 gene encoding putative disease resistance RPP13-like protein 1 yields the protein MALEVAFGAVLTVLVDRIASRRVVAFIRGKKVNNVGLIRKLKQMLLSANAGLGDAEEKQTRNKAVRAWLGELKDALNEADSLLKEIGSEALRRRLEEAEFGSSSTSEVQNLIDSSDEFDESLKPKILDILDNLEYIVDEKKVLGLRDELTFGLEESLPTTSLQEDSGVLYGRDEDKEIIVKLLLSDDASTSTSNRVRVIPILGRTGIGKTELAQSVNNDIRVKNHFDLQAWIWVSKDFDIVGITQTIYGSITSQRCDIEDLNLLQIKLKEALRGTRFLLVLDDVWDFSYISWDLLRRPFENEACQSKIIVTTRDKHIASMMGTLPAHYLMEISDEDCWLLFVKHAFENAGTTAHSNPEVIRRQIVRKCKGSPLVAKTLGGLMRSERNLGKWELILGQDQPETAHTARIEGGWELNESYANPCL from the coding sequence ATGGCTTTGGAAGTGGCGTTTGGAGCTGTTCTTACTGTTCTGGTTGATAGAATCGCTTCCCGCCGCGTTGTTGCCTTCATCCGTGGAAAGAAAGTCAATAATGTTGGGTTGATCAGGAAGTTGAAACAGATGTTACTTTCAGCTAATGCAGGACTAGGTGATGCTGAAGAGAAGCAGACCAGAAACAAAGCGGTGAGGGCATGGCTTGGTGAGCTTAAAGATGCTCTTAATGAAGCAGACAGCTTGCTCAAGGAGATAGGCTCCGAAGCTCTGCGACGCAGGCTGGAAGAAGCTGAATTTGGAAGCAGCAGCACAAGTGAGGTACAAAACTTGATCGATTCTAGTGATGAATTTGACGAAAGTCTTAAGCCCAAGATACTTGATATTCTTGATAACTTAGAGTACATTGTAGATGAAAAGAAAGTGCTTGGTTTGAGAGATGAGTTAACATTTGGTCTAGAAGAAAGCTTACCCACAACATCTTTGCAAGAGGACTCTGGTGTGTTGTATGGAAGGGACGAAGACAAGGAGATCATTGTCAAGTTACTATTATCAGACGATGCGTCGACATCCACCTCAAATCGTGTAAGGGTGATTCCAATTCTGGGCAGGACTGGGATTGGGAAGACAGAGCTTGCTCAGTCTGTAAACAATGATATTAGAGTGAAGAACCATTTTGACCTCCAAGCATGGATTTGGGTTTCAAAAGATTTTGATATTGTTGGAATTACACAAACAATTTATGGGTCAATCACTTCACAAAGGTGTGATATTGAGGACCTTAATCTGCTGCAGATTAAGCTCAAGGAGGCATTAAGGGGGACGAGGTTTCTCTTGGTCCTTGATGATGTCTGGGACTTCAGTTACATTTCTTGGGATTTATTAAGGCGTCCCTTTGAGAATGAAGCATGTCAAAGTAAGATCATCGTCACTACACGTGACAAACACATTGCATCCATGATGGGTACTCTTCCTGCTCATTATCTAATGGAAATATCCGATGAAGATTGCTGGTTGTTGTTTGTGAAGCACGCATTTGAAAACGCAGGTACCACTGCACATTCAAATCCTGAAGTGATTCGAAGACAAATTGTTAGGAAATGTAAAGGCAGTCCTTTAGTTGCGAAAACACTCGGAGGTCTCATGCGCTCTGAAAGAAATCTAGGTAAGTGGGAACTAATATTGGGCCAAGATCAGCCAGAGACTGCTCACACCGCTCGCATAGAGGGCGGTTGGGAACTCAATGAGTCCTACGCAAATCCTTGCTTGTAA